gtacataaaaatatacatatacctatgcatatatatacaaatatataaacaataacACGTACGTTAAACAATCTTTGTAAGTTTTGCGCTCAAAGAAAATACTTCTACCACCCTATTAGAACaaatgttcttttttatacaaaaatgaagTAGCAGAAGTGTCCTAATTACAATGATTAGAATAACTCTTCAAGTTTAAGAGAATACCTACATCGAGGTGAtgatgttattatatatgcttataatCGGGGGTGTTTATCAAAAATTTACTGCGTCATTTTATTGagtcatttttttcttacattttaattccaaatctttaatttaaaaagtaaagtcaaatttaattaaaaaagtttagaaaaaaaaaaaaaaaaggttttttttattctattatgatgcattgtatttttttatcattatgtaaaaagcacaataaaaatatataaaatacaagcTTTTTAAAAGATTAATCAAATAGATGAACgtattatatacacatacattcatatatatatatatatataaacacatatacataagtttgaatatatatacatatatacacacacacatatatatatatatatatatatatatgtctgtATGTTATGcaatatatgatattatgtacatactgaattaaaaaaaaaaatttttaaagaaaaaaaattaaactacATAGTAAAAtctatataaaagtaattttatgaatataaatctatagcatagtatatatattttttcattttgtaaaatacaaagttgtaataaaataaaaataaagtaaaattgcataaaatatattaaaataggtaaaataaataataaaacaagtaAAATGGACTAAAActaagcaaaataaaataaaaaaaaaaaaaaaaaaatcataccAAAACATACACAACTGTCAACAGTATCTTTTTATGTAGCatacaaataattaatgCTTATCGCTCAGGGTttccaataaaaaaaaaaaaggtcaattttttttttttttttttttttaaaatagcaTTTTCCGTTTGTACTTTTATGCGTGCAACTTTCTTTTTATGATctccttttatttattttaatattcattaatttttgaaatttttcgCCAATATTTGTAGTAAATTTCCTCCAATTTTTGCCAAATTTTTGACTGCTTGACCTGATACTTCAGCGCTTCTTCCCATTTATTCCTTAATCATCGTCGTCCTCGTTCAAATCCTCTTCTTCATTCAACACCTGATCATTTTCATCTACACTGGTATCTTCATTGCTCGATGATCCAACTACATCCTTTCCATCGAATGTAACAAAACCATTTGAACCATTATTAAATGATGATTCACTGTCATTtgtgctattattattgtttgtATTATTGTTCATACTTGTTTGACCTGAATTGCTTAGAATATCACTATTATTTTGactattaaaattttttacaaagttTTCAAGTTGATCTTTTGAAAAGACTTGAACACCATAATTATCACTGGCATTACCAGcaagtttattttttggtgaaaaattattcagatcgtctttttcttcattttccaatttttgttttaattttaattgtttCTCCTTatccttttgttttttaagtattttaaAAGCTTCTCTTCTTCTATAttcacttaattttttataatatttgtcATAAAATTTGGATTTATATGGAGTTGAACCTGTTCCCGAACCGTTAACAGCATCATCCACGGTCATACCATTACTTCGTTTTaagaaattaattaaatcttgttttttatcatatacaGAAGTAAATACATAATTGTTTCCAACTAATTGAGGAGCTTCATGATAATAATTTGATGGAATACCAAGATAggaatttttaatttgtttatatgcaTCATAGAAGGTATCTTCTTCTTGAtcttcttctttcttttctgatttcttttgtttcaaatagtcaatatttttagaatCATAACTCATATGATATTGTCcgttcttttttaaaaatgcattTAGTTGTTCATTTGATACAGCAGAAGTTTCATTTATGGATAAGTCTTTATCCTCTGTTGCATATGGAGATAACTCATAAAATACCTTATCAGGTGAAGCTAATTTTCTCAATTCTTCTTCAGTTAAGTCttcatatgttaatataccatctgaaattaattttttaatatcttttataCTAAATtcgtttatatttaattcatcCTCCTTATTACCATCACCACTTTCTCCTTGGTTTGCATTATCATTTCCTCCATTTTCATTATCGTCATCATCGTCATCATCACCATCATCTGGAGtcaaagatatatatttttttataattccttCAATCATTTCTCTACTATTAGGATTATTAATACCTCTTACTGTTTCTTTTAAAGTGTCCATTTTGAAAGGTACTTGACCAggatttctttttttattttttttctttctcttaCCTCCTTTACGATGTTTTCCCTTCTTAATTCCTTTCTTTGCACCATACAATGATGATTTTTTAGATGATTTCGGCTTCTGTACATTGCTCAAatcaaaaaaatgattacCTCCAATAACAGAATTTGTCATTTGGTTTGAGTTTTTTCCTGCACCTGACGATGATGCTATTAATTCCTCCTTATCTCCTCCTGCAGAATTaccactactactactaataTGATTACTACCGTTTGATCCATTGTTATCTGTAACATTAATATTTGAATTGTTTGATTCATCATAATCTTCTAAAGAATCCCCATCAGATAATTTTCTATTGATACTGTTTGCAGTAACGTCTACCTTATTACCACCTAGACTAGGtttatatgtgtttatatcAAAAcaatcaaattttttatcattagaaacaaaattattgaaaCTTAGTCTATCTACTAATGATATATCTTTGTTTGAGTTTAGTAAATACTGATCTGCGTTAAAactatttgtatttatatcattattttcatcagTAACAACAGCATCCTCATCATATTCATACGCTTCATCATCTTTTCCAATTTTTGTTGAGTCATCATCTTCTATGTTCAAACCCATTTTATCACCTTTGTTcactttttttaacatattcaTCATATCTACTGTATCTAAGTTAAACATATTTCCATTATGTTTATCCCCAAAATTCATAATTGGTGCATTTACTGGAAGTTTTGCAAgaatatcttttaaaaattctttattttttaaaaagtcatcattttgaatattttcttttattttttctacatCAACTCctgcattttttaaaacattttctaATCTATCTTTTAactcattaattttattaagttGTTCCGGGGTTAactgaatattttttcccttatttTCGCTACCCTTTGTTCCATCTTCTCCTTCTACTCCATTTTCTCCTTTATTATTCAAGTTAGAATTATTAAACGAACTCAACATATCTTTAAATAAAGCACCATATGTACTAGCCCTactatcatcattattattattatcaccTGACTTTTTATCACCGTCTAACGAACTAAGGAACGAAtgaaatatttcattatttaaaatattttctatatttaattttcccCCTTTTCCCTGAAATATTTCACTGTTTAGAAGATTTTCTAAATTCatgttatttaattttcctCGTTCTAACATATCGTTAAAAGGTTTCatcatattttgaaaatctCTGTTTGCAGATGCATCACAAGTCTgttttgcttctttttccttaatGTTACTACTATCATCTTTTACACcctcattattttcatttttgttgttATCATCTGAGTTGCCATTATTTTCATCAGCTCCTCCACCTCCTACTGAATTGTCTGCACTATTGTCTATACTATTATTCTCATTATTGCCACTTCCAGTTTTTCCTGACTTGTTACATGTAGGCTTGACATTCAGGGTGCGATTTCCATTCGGCACATTTGCATAATAGCAATTAATTATAGttgaaaaaatcaaaaaactTACAGCCAACAACttcattttatcaaaaattttatcttatatacttataatatatttatacatatacgtatgtatatgtctatatatatatagtatataattacaaaaaaaaagctattaaaaattaagaaattcgaaaaccaaaaaatattacgaaATAGTAAATgctaataattaaaaaaaaaaaatttttaattattaaaaactGGAATAAAATTCTGATAAATGTTAAATAGTGTTAAATAATGGAGTATTTTGTTTCTCCTTCATAGCACTCTAAGTACTGTGTATTTCGTGTGAAacgatatataaataaaaaaaaactaacaataaaatctaaaaaaaaattaaatactactgtaattaaaaaaaacaagagtgttcttgtaaattttacaatagtaacatttaataaaaggaaatggaaaaaaaaaaaaaaaatcaaagtACACAAGGTATGTTcatgatatataaatgaactaataaaaaatgtataaataaatgtactaa
This genomic interval from Plasmodium brasilianum strain Bolivian I chromosome 13, whole genome shotgun sequence contains the following:
- a CDS encoding translocon component PTEX150: MKLLAVSFLIFSTIINCYYANVPNGNRTLNVKPTCNKSGKTGSGNNENNSIDNSADNSVGGGGADENNGNSDDNNKNENNEGVKDDSSNIKEKEAKQTCDASANRDFQNMMKPFNDMLERGKLNNMNLENLLNSEIFQGKGGKLNIENILNNEIFHSFLSSLDGDKKSGDNNNNDDSRASTYGALFKDMLSSFNNSNLNNKGENGVEGEDGTKGSENKGKNIQLTPEQLNKINELKDRLENVLKNAGVDVEKIKENIQNDDFLKNKEFLKDILAKLPVNAPIMNFGDKHNGNMFNLDTVDMMNMLKKVNKGDKMGLNIEDDDSTKIGKDDEAYEYDEDAVVTDENNDINTNSFNADQYLLNSNKDISLVDRLSFNNFVSNDKKFDCFDINTYKPSLGGNKVDVTANSINRKLSDGDSLEDYDESNNSNINVTDNNGSNGSNHISSSSGNSAGGDKEELIASSSGAGKNSNQMTNSVIGGNHFFDLSNVQKPKSSKKSSLYGAKKGIKKGKHRKGGKRKKKNKKRNPGQVPFKMDTLKETVRGINNPNSREMIEGIIKKYISLTPDDGDDDDDDDNENGGNDNANQGESGDGNKEDELNINEFSIKDIKKLISDGILTYEDLTEEELRKLASPDKVFYELSPYATEDKDLSINETSAVSNEQLNAFLKKNGQYHMSYDSKNIDYLKQKKSEKKEEDQEEDTFYDAYKQIKNSYLGIPSNYYHEAPQLVGNNYVFTSVYDKKQDLINFLKRSNGMTVDDAVNGSGTGSTPYKSKFYDKYYKKLSEYRRREAFKILKKQKDKEKQLKLKQKLENEEKDDLNNFSPKNKLAGNASDNYGVQVFSKDQLENFVKNFNSQNNSDILSNSGQTSMNNNTNNNNSTNDSESSFNNGSNGFVTFDGKDVVGSSSNEDTSVDENDQVLNEEEDLNEDDDD